The Nitrospirota bacterium genome contains a region encoding:
- a CDS encoding SMP-30/gluconolactonase/LRE family protein: protein MIKAWLFDEMFRFDRTHLTIEEIQGEWGAGDSIAEEEELPPAPANVAAKSGNGRVTITWDSVPDAMYYNLYFKTTKGVMIKFSDLTRPIAGDDDFKAVIGVTKENGTCVEGIQSPFVHDDLANGTCYYYVVTVVTQKGESLESKEVMAIPSPYLLAMSIGREGVDDGEFSSPTGITLDKDGNIYVADTDNHSIQKLDKTGKFLARWGGDPSSQEGSFYYPRGLAVGPNDVLYIADSGNNRIQKFDLDGNVMQAWGKFGFAWRGADLGRFDVPWGLATDAEGNLYVSDTSNARIQKFTSDGQALLKWGRDGSFDGAFFFPRGVAVDFVGNIFVADESNNRIQKFDARGSFLAKWGREGAGPGQFKSPWGIACDALGNVYVVDTGNHRIQKFDGNGTFLCAWGNRGRAESQLNYPYGIAVDKEGAVYVVDSGNGRILKYVPTEEEINRGKDAAAISQVPSETPPPYSVAVKAGDTEAFLSWMEVPGAQSYNLYFNTIPELTTQTATKVEGVTNPYAHTGLSNDTPYYYAVTAVFETGAESALSSEVAVTPVLIDITAPQNPYAVINHGAFMTNTPEVIVTISANDVDTGVAAYFISEAPMTPMAGTPGWVDVTPATKFGATIQFILSLGDGQKAIYVWFKDLGGNVSTPASTTILVNTSGYLCVAEWGRTGRGASLLHGGEFMAPVYGMCADQQGSLFVVDNGNNRIQKFDNAGNFIILWGNFGSANSNFHNPTGIACDGKGDVWVVDTNNHRVQKFDGKLGGYLMKFGSRGNGEGQFNSPWGIAVDRVRGYVYVVDSANFRVQKFDMNGEFIMSWGSFGNGDGQFYFPRGVAVDQADGFVYVVDMGNHRIQKFDTSTNVLPQLLTKWGGSSEPGHASSPLAQEAGQLRSPWGITVDGAGDVYVTDTGNHRIEKFDKEGNFITQWGGFGNGKGQFNFPYGLAVDVRGSVFVVDSGNTRVEQFMPADEGSERLQEDAESVAEIENAQVTGVASKKS, encoded by the coding sequence ATGATTAAAGCATGGCTATTCGACGAGATGTTTCGGTTTGATCGAACGCATCTGACCATCGAAGAAATTCAGGGGGAATGGGGTGCCGGTGATTCGATCGCCGAAGAAGAAGAACTCCCTCCGGCTCCGGCGAACGTGGCCGCAAAATCGGGGAATGGCCGAGTGACCATTACCTGGGATTCCGTTCCCGATGCCATGTACTACAATCTCTATTTCAAGACGACCAAGGGCGTGATGATCAAGTTCTCAGACCTCACGCGTCCGATTGCCGGCGACGATGACTTCAAAGCCGTCATTGGGGTGACGAAAGAGAATGGTACCTGTGTGGAAGGCATTCAGAGTCCGTTTGTCCATGACGATCTGGCCAACGGGACTTGTTATTACTATGTGGTGACCGTCGTCACGCAAAAGGGGGAGAGCCTCGAGTCGAAAGAGGTCATGGCGATTCCCTCGCCCTATCTGTTGGCCATGAGTATCGGGCGGGAAGGCGTGGATGACGGGGAGTTCAGCTCGCCCACGGGAATTACGCTCGACAAAGACGGCAATATCTACGTGGCCGATACCGATAACCATTCGATTCAGAAACTCGATAAAACCGGAAAGTTTCTCGCGCGTTGGGGCGGCGATCCCTCTTCACAGGAAGGGAGCTTCTACTATCCACGTGGGTTGGCTGTCGGGCCGAACGACGTCTTGTATATCGCAGACAGCGGCAATAACCGCATCCAGAAATTCGACCTCGACGGCAATGTGATGCAGGCCTGGGGCAAGTTCGGGTTTGCCTGGCGCGGGGCGGATCTGGGCCGGTTCGACGTGCCCTGGGGATTGGCAACGGACGCCGAGGGGAACCTCTATGTCTCCGACACGAGCAACGCGCGGATTCAGAAGTTTACGTCTGATGGACAGGCCCTGCTCAAGTGGGGTCGTGACGGCAGCTTCGATGGCGCCTTCTTTTTCCCACGCGGCGTAGCCGTCGACTTTGTCGGCAACATTTTCGTGGCGGATGAAAGCAACAATCGTATTCAGAAGTTCGATGCTCGTGGGAGCTTTCTGGCCAAATGGGGCCGTGAGGGCGCAGGGCCGGGGCAGTTCAAGTCCCCCTGGGGCATTGCCTGCGATGCGCTCGGCAATGTCTATGTGGTCGACACCGGGAACCACCGCATTCAGAAGTTTGATGGCAACGGGACGTTTCTCTGTGCCTGGGGTAATCGCGGACGGGCAGAGTCGCAGCTGAATTATCCGTACGGGATCGCGGTCGATAAAGAGGGCGCGGTCTACGTGGTCGACAGCGGCAATGGCCGCATCCTCAAGTATGTGCCGACGGAGGAAGAGATTAATCGCGGGAAGGACGCCGCAGCCATCAGTCAGGTCCCGAGCGAGACGCCGCCGCCCTACAGTGTGGCAGTCAAAGCCGGCGATACGGAAGCCTTCCTGAGTTGGATGGAGGTCCCTGGCGCCCAATCCTACAACCTGTACTTTAATACCATTCCGGAGCTCACGACGCAGACGGCGACAAAAGTTGAAGGTGTGACGAACCCCTATGCGCACACCGGGCTCTCGAACGATACCCCCTATTATTATGCCGTGACCGCCGTGTTCGAGACCGGTGCTGAAAGTGCGTTGTCGAGCGAAGTTGCGGTCACGCCGGTCCTCATCGATATCACGGCGCCGCAAAATCCCTATGCCGTGATCAACCATGGCGCGTTCATGACGAATACGCCGGAAGTCATCGTCACGATTTCAGCGAACGATGTCGATACCGGAGTGGCGGCCTACTTTATCTCCGAGGCGCCGATGACCCCCATGGCGGGGACACCGGGATGGGTCGATGTGACGCCGGCCACCAAATTCGGCGCAACGATTCAGTTTATTTTGTCGCTGGGAGACGGACAGAAAGCGATCTACGTCTGGTTTAAGGATTTGGGCGGAAACGTCTCAACCCCTGCCAGCACGACGATTTTGGTCAATACGTCAGGGTACCTGTGCGTGGCCGAATGGGGCCGGACGGGCCGTGGTGCGTCGTTGTTGCATGGCGGCGAATTTATGGCTCCGGTCTATGGCATGTGCGCCGATCAGCAAGGGTCGTTGTTCGTGGTCGATAACGGCAACAACCGCATTCAGAAATTCGACAATGCCGGAAACTTCATCATTCTCTGGGGTAACTTCGGTTCGGCCAATTCGAACTTCCACAATCCGACCGGCATTGCCTGCGATGGCAAGGGCGACGTGTGGGTCGTCGATACGAACAATCATCGTGTTCAGAAGTTCGACGGGAAGCTCGGCGGCTATCTCATGAAGTTCGGGTCGCGTGGAAACGGCGAAGGGCAGTTCAACTCCCCCTGGGGTATCGCAGTCGATCGGGTACGCGGGTATGTCTACGTGGTCGACAGCGCCAACTTCCGTGTGCAGAAGTTCGATATGAACGGCGAGTTCATCATGTCCTGGGGCAGCTTCGGGAACGGAGATGGACAGTTTTACTTCCCGCGCGGTGTGGCGGTGGATCAGGCCGATGGATTTGTGTATGTCGTCGACATGGGAAACCACCGGATTCAGAAGTTCGATACCAGCACCAACGTGTTGCCGCAGTTGCTGACCAAATGGGGCGGGAGCTCTGAGCCGGGCCATGCCAGCAGCCCGCTGGCGCAAGAGGCCGGTCAGTTGCGGTCTCCCTGGGGTATTACGGTCGATGGCGCCGGTGATGTGTATGTGACGGACACGGGCAACCATCGCATCGAGAAGTTCGATAAAGAAGGCAATTTTATCACCCAGTGGGGCGGGTTCGGGAACGGTAAAGGGCAATTCAACTTTCCTTACGGCCTCGCGGTCGATGTCAGAGGCAGTGTGTTTGTCGTCGATAGCGGAAATACCAGAGTCGAACAGTTCATGCCGGCCGACGAGGGGAGTGAACGGCTCCAGGAAGATGCCGAAAGCGTGGCTGAAATCGAAAATGCACAAGTGACAGGGGTCGCATCGAAGAAGTCATAA
- the guaB gene encoding IMP dehydrogenase codes for MLDKEPRLGLTYDDVVLIPAKSQILPSEVDMRTMLTRHIKINVPIISSAMDTVTESRLAIAMAREGGIGIIHRVLSPTDQATEVDRVKKSESGMILDPITISPDQTIRDAHGLMAKYRISGIPVTKDKKLVGILTNRDLRFETRMDLKVSQVMKRDKLITAPEGTSLEKAREVLHEHRIEKLPVVNKHFELKGLITIKDIEKRILYPNSCKDGHGRLCVGAAVGVGPDTPDRVARLKKAGVDVIVVDTAHGHSRSVLDTVKMIKRKYPDLELIAGNIATAEAAKDLLRAGVDAVKVGVGPGSICTTRIVSGAGMPQLTAIADCAKVLAGTGVPIIADGGIKFSGDITKALAAGASSVMLGGLLAGTDESPGETELYQAGTYKVYRGMGSIGAMERGGGDRYGQGGRPVQKLVPEGIEGRVPYKGKLSAVIYQLIGGVKSGMGYCGCKTISDLQQKAQFIRQTVAGLRESHVHDVIITKEAPNYRTDWE; via the coding sequence ATGCTCGATAAAGAACCACGCTTAGGATTGACCTACGACGACGTCGTGTTGATTCCGGCCAAGTCTCAGATCCTGCCGAGTGAGGTCGACATGCGGACGATGCTCACGCGGCATATCAAGATCAACGTTCCCATTATCAGTTCGGCGATGGATACCGTGACCGAGTCCCGTCTGGCCATTGCCATGGCCCGCGAAGGTGGTATTGGGATTATTCATCGCGTATTGTCGCCGACGGATCAGGCGACGGAAGTGGACCGCGTCAAGAAATCAGAGAGCGGGATGATTCTCGATCCGATTACGATTTCGCCCGATCAAACGATTCGCGATGCCCACGGCTTGATGGCCAAATACCGGATCTCAGGTATTCCCGTGACGAAGGATAAAAAGCTGGTGGGTATTCTCACGAATCGCGATCTGCGGTTTGAAACCAGAATGGACCTGAAGGTCTCGCAAGTGATGAAGCGGGATAAGCTGATCACGGCACCCGAAGGGACGAGTTTGGAAAAAGCTCGCGAGGTGCTGCACGAGCATCGGATCGAGAAGCTCCCCGTCGTCAATAAACATTTCGAGCTCAAGGGGCTCATTACGATCAAAGACATCGAAAAGCGTATCCTCTACCCCAATTCCTGCAAGGACGGACATGGCCGACTCTGCGTGGGTGCGGCTGTCGGAGTGGGGCCGGATACGCCAGATCGTGTGGCGCGGCTCAAGAAGGCAGGGGTGGATGTGATCGTGGTCGATACCGCTCACGGGCATTCCCGGTCAGTGCTCGATACGGTCAAGATGATTAAGCGAAAGTATCCGGACCTTGAACTGATTGCCGGGAATATTGCGACTGCCGAGGCGGCCAAGGATCTTCTTCGTGCCGGTGTCGATGCTGTCAAGGTGGGCGTGGGGCCTGGTTCCATCTGCACCACCCGCATCGTGTCGGGCGCCGGGATGCCGCAGTTGACGGCAATTGCCGACTGCGCAAAAGTTCTCGCAGGCACAGGGGTTCCGATTATTGCCGATGGCGGGATCAAGTTTTCAGGCGATATCACCAAGGCCTTAGCAGCCGGTGCCTCCTCGGTGATGCTCGGTGGACTCTTGGCTGGCACGGATGAGTCGCCTGGTGAAACCGAACTCTATCAAGCCGGGACCTATAAGGTGTACCGAGGCATGGGTTCAATCGGCGCGATGGAGCGTGGCGGCGGAGATCGGTACGGCCAAGGCGGCCGTCCGGTGCAGAAGCTGGTCCCGGAAGGGATTGAAGGCCGTGTGCCGTATAAGGGGAAGCTCTCGGCTGTTATCTATCAATTGATCGGCGGCGTGAAGTCCGGCATGGGCTACTGCGGGTGTAAGACGATTTCTGACCTCCAACAGAAAGCCCAGTTTATCCGGCAGACGGTTGCTGGTCTCCGAGAAAGTCATGTGCACGATGTGATTATCACCAAGGAAGCGCCGAATTATCGGACGGATTGGGAGTGA